From a single Lolium rigidum isolate FL_2022 chromosome 7, APGP_CSIRO_Lrig_0.1, whole genome shotgun sequence genomic region:
- the LOC124675024 gene encoding pentatricopeptide repeat-containing protein At1g80270, mitochondrial-like: MWPSLRRAARSKNAGHVFPICSGSMDSKLTGRGLSDSGCQVLSQLLPLGYPESLFPIFRRFCAESTDRLTNSKFCDELRGHEAADQPDDNFDCNDEPSHGNGTIEASKKPNATKPSISGSWSSNMDHSADLKSRHRSRRPFLFQAVLDAPSHSIGSMLDRWLGDSNQLERNEVLLVLFHLKKQRLYWKALQFVEWMEGRNLLKFEERDYACHLDLIARNSGIENAQKYIARVPKPFRNDILYETLLVNCVRVSDIQKAEKVFREIRNLSLPLTVSACNQMILLYKRVARNKVADILMLMEKENIKSSPFTYKLLIDLKGRANDMSGIELILNEMKASGVEPDFATRTMVAEFYISGGLTEKAEAVISEMEMEYIKDKRHAIRSLLHLNAALSKPGEVVRIWKLCTDPNLEDFMAAIEAWGKLGCIKQAEETFEAMLETTKKVSSRYYNAMLNVYAENKLMAKGKEFVERMSSDGCPDGPLTWEALIKLYVNSGEVEKADSFLLSVTEQNPDRRPTYGSYIYLLRAYAEKGDIHNAEKIFDGLKMVGYPGRKPPYAVLLEAYVNAKVRPYGFRERMRADGVHPVKKVIDHLKFIDKLYQKGALQN, encoded by the exons ATGTGGCCGTCCCTTCGTCGAGCCGCCAG ATCAAAGAATGCTGGCCATGTGTTTCCTATATGTTCTGGATCCATGGATAGTAAATTGACAGGTCGAGGCTTGAGCGATAGTGGTTGTCAGGTGTTATCCCAATTGCTTCCACTTGGGTATCCGGAAAGTCTGTTCCCCATCTTTCGGAGATTTTGTGCAGAATCCACAGATAGGCTCACCAACAGCAAATTTTGTGACGAGTTGCGAGGTCACGAAGCAGCTGATCAACCAGATGACAACTTTGATTGCAACGATGAGCCCAGCCATGGTAATGGTACCATCGAGGCCAGCAAGAAACCTAATGCAACAAAACCTAGTATTTCAGGATCTTGGAGTTCTAATATGGATCACAGTGCTGATCTAAAATCACGACACAGATCCCGCAGGCCTTTTCTCTTCCAGGCCGTGTTGGATGCTCCTTCACATTCTATTGGATCCATGCTTGATAGATGGCTTGGAGATAGTAACCAGCTTGAAAGAAATGAAGTGTTGCTCGTTTTGTTTCACCTCAAGAAGCAGCGATTGTATTGGAAGGCTTTGCAG TTTGTTGAGTGGATGGAAGGAAGAAATCTACTCAAGTTTGAAGAACGTGACTATGCTTGTCATCTTGATTTGATTGCACGGAATAGTGGTATTGAAAATGCTCAAAAGTACATTGCAAGGGTCCCAAAGCCCTTCAGGAATGATATCCTGTACGAAACTCTTCTCGTGAACTGTGTCCGTGTGAGCGATATCCAGAAAGCAGAAAAAGTTTTCAGGGAAATAAGAAACCTCTCTTTACCCTTAACTGTCTCTGCTTGCAACCAGATGATATTGTTGTACAAGAGGGTTGCTCGTAATAAGGTAGCTGATATACTCATGCTGATGGAAAAGGAAAATATCAAATCCTCTCCCTTCACATACAAGCTCCTAATTGACTTGAAAGGGCGAGCAAATGACATGTCAGGCATTGAGCTGATCTTAAATGAGATGAAGGCCAGTGGTGTTGAGCCAGATTTTGCTACACGGACAATGGTTGCGGAATTCTACATATCTGGGGGCCTTACAGAGAAAGCAGAAGCAGTTATCAGTGAGATGGAAATGGAGTATATCAAGGATAAACGACATGCTATCAGATCTCTTCTTCATCTCAATGCAGCTCTCAGCAAGCCAGGTGAGGTGGTGAGGATATGGAAGTTGTGCACGGATCCTAATTTGGAGGATTTCATGGCTGCAATTGAGGCATGGGGTAAACTTGGGTGTATCAAACAGGCAGAGGAGACCTTTGAGGCAATGCTCGAAACAACAAAAAAGGTATCTTCCAGGTATTATAACGCGATGCTGAATGTGTATGCAGAAAATAAACTTATGGCCAAGGGCAAAGAGTTTGTAGAAAGGATGTCTTCTGATGGGTGTCCAGATGGCCCTCTAACCTGGGAAGCGCTTATCAAGCTCTATGTAAATTCAGGTGAGGTAGAGAAAGCTGATTCGTTTCTGCTGAGTGTTACAGAGCAGAACCCTGACCGAAGGCCCACTTATGGCTCATACATCTATTTACTGAGGGCATATGCAGAAAAGGGTGATATTCATAATGCTGAGAAGATATTTGATGGGCTGAAGATGGTAGGGTACCCAGGAAGGAAACCACCTTATGCTGTGTTACTTGAAGCTTATGTCAATGCCAAAGTCCGACCCTACGGGTTCAGAGAGAGAATGAGAGCTGACGGAGTACATCCGGTCAAGAAAGTGATAGATCATTTGAAGTTTATTGACAAGTTATACCAAAAGGGGGCGTTACAGAATTGA